The following nucleotide sequence is from Zea mays cultivar B73 chromosome 1, Zm-B73-REFERENCE-NAM-5.0, whole genome shotgun sequence.
GTCTCCGGGTACGCCACGCCGCCGCCGCAGGTCTTCACTCCGCCGCCGGCAGCGGCGCGCTGCCAGGTGTGCGGGATGGAGCGGTGCCTCGGCTGCGAGTTcttcgccgccggggagggcgcATTGGGCggcggcgcggagaaggcggccgcgaCAGGAGGCGCGGCGGCGGGGCAGAGGAggcggaggaagaagaagaacaagtaccgcgGCGTGCGGCAGCGGCCGTGGGGGAAGTGGGCGGCGGAGATCCGCGACCCGCGCCGCGCGGTGCGCAAGTGGCTGGGCACGTTCGACACCGCCGAGGAGGCCGCCAGGGCCTACGACCAGGCCGCCATCGAGTTCCGTGGCCCGCGCGCCAAGCTCAACTTCCCGTTCCCGGAGCAGCCGACGGGGCACGACGAGCCCATCAGCAGCAACGGCGAAGCGAGCGCGGCCGCCAGGTCGTCGGACACCACGCCGTCGCCGTCTCTCTGCAGCGCGGACGCCGAGGAGCGCGGGCAGCCAGAGTGGCCGAGCGCCGGGCAGGAGGCAGGGGAGCAACTGCTCTGGGAAGGCCTGCAGGACCTGATGAGGCTGGACGAAGGCGAGCCCTGGCTCCATCCAGCCTCAAGCGCTTGGAATTGAAATTTGAAACGCCCGCGATCAGATCCCAGCCGTTCAACTAGTTTGAAATAGGAGCATCCTAGCCTTTCGCTAtgcttctttttttttcttccctccttaactcttctttttctaaCCTCTGTTGTACTTATTTGGACAAAGCAGAGTTTTGTAAATTACAGCGGAGCCCGCCCTACCAGTGTATTGAACAGGCAATTTTGGAGTGTAATTTCTACTGGAAAGCGATTAACACGAGCTTACTACTGACTTGTCAACCAATCGAATACACGACGACTTGGATAAAAAAAATTGATTGAGGAAGTATTTCGTACTTTACTGGCGTATAGTAGGATTGAGACGAGCCCATCATAGTTTCTGAGTAATAATATTCAGCTACCAATATGATCCACGTGATAATCGCGCCGGGGTTGGCAAATTAAGTATTGTTAGGTTTGCATCACGTTGTTCGGTGACAGAATTGCTACACAACGATTAGTTTATTTTGCTCCACAAGTGGAATACAAAGACATACTAGTACCTGCTACTTTTTGGTTGCTTATTTTAAAGCAACAGGTTTCCACTTCTACTTTGAGCCGGTGGATGTATAATTCAGTTGTGCAATCTTCTATATTCTCACTTTTCACCACTTCTAGAATACCATCACATTTCCAATTTTCTCTCCTTGTTTTTTATTTGATTTATATGATACTGTAGAACTGATTGGTTCGTGGTTATATCATCCCTCAATTTCCGATCTGACTTGCAGTTGCATCAGTCCAAACAGTCCAAACAGTTggttttactatataataggagttctatatcaAGTaactaaataatcacatcatataAAGACAATGATCCCCTGCaaacatagttgactgggagacgacggcctagacctctcacgaactcatcgcgaccTCCTTCATGCtgctcatcttgtggtacctgttatTGACCTCGGACAATGTGAGTACAGCAGCTCACTTACGGTGTGGCCCATGTAAACTGGAAggtttaccaaagaagatggttaaagctgggCATTGCTTTTTAAAgtaggtcaaagttttattagcagttactaagtataagtaaatatcaatCCAAATAAATAAGATATCAAAATTAATATAATCCCataatgcaatgcaatgcaagtgataaattaagtttaatttcataaattaatcatgttagggttcgagccgctcatgacccagagcacgattgatataccagttttacactctgcaaaggttgcacatctttacccacaagtcgtgttacccatttgccaagggatcgcgacttcccattcatctctaccgaggagacgagacaGGGTAGCATtacgaggtctttacaaagttccactagcttcagaaaatccgCTACGGTTTCTAAGGAGAGCGATATAGGAAcccccgtctgaaaagccatcgcagcatgattaacccaagaacctccctacaccgacaACTCCCTTATCCCCTTGCCtatttcgagtaaggtagtcctccactagctttcctaattagtcaaccaagggcatcccataccacccttgtggtagcactgtttttccgagtGGTCACTTCATGTTCTAATtatcataatgatcttatcatggacAGTAATAACGCATGGACAATaaatagcatgatcatgaataatatgaATCTTAACACCCACaaccacatagagcaatagcatatactacccagaAGTTAAGTGGTAAACAATGTATAAAGAAGACCAAACTAGAGTGACCTATTGGAtcttgtcggagaggaaatctccggccgggtggcggaatccacccgccctaaatcctaagatgaggaaggaccTAAGCATTTTGCTTGTTAGAGATTGGGGGgatgaacacacaagaacacgcaagggtttagagtggttcgggccgtcggagcgtaataccctactccactgtgtattGTATTGCTCGTGAGCTTGAGTCTGAATGAGTCTGAGAGCGTCCGTCCCCTGTAACACAGCGTGCCCTCCCCTTTATAGTctaagggggcacgtacaagggtgctaagCCCCGACACGtaggcccagggacataacggatgtaatacttggagcgacTAATGTCAGTCCCTAGTGCGATCTTCCTCGCGCCCTGATATCCGCGATCTGTGTAGctttggcgtgcaggggaagcttccttggcaacgtacgagtgatgatggaTGGGCACAGTGCACCTTGCAAcacgggcgtactgtttggcaacggaatggacaggcacgccaccTGCGGGATGGCctggacgccgcctgccagctgagtggacaggacacattaaatgctgaaggggcacatcgcctgtcagcgggaTAGTCAGGCGGCACgtcttctccgcaataaatgcagagacagcgcgcctagaggccttacgtcaggctccgcccgctggcttacgtcacgcgtGGTAGGCCACATGGCAGCATCGGGACTCCGCTTGGGCGGGAAGCAGTAGCGTTATGTGGGCAGGTCCGCACCAGGCTGGGCCTGAACACATGccggcaccggacccccgcctgagCAAGGCCTGGGTATCCCTTGCCCCAGAGTCCCGGGACCCGGCTGTGGGT
It contains:
- the LOC100283357 gene encoding AP2 domain containing protein — encoded protein: MTNLSAMAAYQSYVIRFDGHFDEPSPSSAGAEPPGPQPPFAGRMISLEREHQVIVAALLHVVSGYATPPPQVFTPPPAAARCQVCGMERCLGCEFFAAGEGALGGGAEKAAATGGAAAGQRRRRKKKNKYRGVRQRPWGKWAAEIRDPRRAVRKWLGTFDTAEEAARAYDQAAIEFRGPRAKLNFPFPEQPTGHDEPISSNGEASAAARSSDTTPSPSLCSADAEERGQPEWPSAGQEAGEQLLWEGLQDLMRLDEGEPWLHPASSAWN